GGGCGAGCAGGGCATAGGCAAGGCGACACTGGCATTCCATCTGGCAGGCCACATGCTTGCGCATGGTGATCATGCATCTGCGCCTGAAACCATTGAAACACCTGATTTCAGCAAACCGCTCTGGCGACAGATCGCAGGTGGCATGCATCCGGCGGTGCTGCATATCAACCGGCCTTTTGACCAAAAGACGGGTAAGTTCAAAACTGGTATTCCCGTTGAGGAAATTCGCCGTGTTACCCATTTTCTGACCCGCACAGCATCAGACGGCGCTTGGCGCGTTGTCATTGTCGATCCCGCTGATGACATGAACCGCAATGCCACCAATGCTCTGCTAAAAACGCTGGAAGAACCACCGGCGCGCGCGATGTTTATCCTGATCTCGCATTCTTCTGGCCGACTTCTGCCGACGATCCGGTCGCGCTGCCAGAGCATCCAGTTCAAGACGCTGGCGGATGCGCCACTCACCGGTGCATTGACGCATATCGGGCCAAGCGTTGGCCTTGATGCGGGCAATATCACACCGGCGCTACTAACGCGGTCCGAGGGCAGCGTGCGCAAAGCGCTGCTTTTGGTTGCCCATTGTGGTCTGGAAATCTCCGACACGGTCGATGCAATCCTGCGGGCACAGAGTTTTGATCTGCCAAAAGCACAGGCGCTTTCAAATGTTGTCAATGGTCGCGAGGCCGAAATTCAGTATGAGCTGTTTCGCGATTATCTGATGAGCCTGATCGCCGATGAAGCGCGTCGCTATGCCGATTCGGGGCAATTGCAGAAAGCAGATCAATGGTCCCGCTATTGGAGCGAGTTGACCCGTGAAATTACCAATGCTGAGACCTATAATCTCGACCGCAAGCAGGCTGTTATGATCCTTTTGGAAAAAACGCATCGCGCTTTTCGATCTGGCGTGCCGCCGCTTACGTGACATGCCGTCTGACTTGCGTTATGTCACCGCTAACGTTTTTGAACATCACACTTGAAGAAGCCGGATTTTAGATGAGCCGCGAAAAATTCTATATTACCACTGCGATTGCTTACCCGAATGGCAAGCCGCACATCGGTCATGCTTATGAGTTGATTGCGACCGATGCTATGGCGCGTTTTCAGCGTCTCGATGGCAAGGATGTTCACTTCCTAACCGGCTCGGATGAACACGGCATCAAGATGTTGCAGAGCGCGCGTAAGGAAGGCATCACGCCCCGCGAACTCGCAGATCGCAACACGGCTGCTTTCCAGCGCATGGGTGAGTTTCTGAACAGCTCACACGATGATTATATCCGCACCTCGGAAGGACGCCACTACAAGGCCAGCCAGGCAATCTGGCAGGCAATGTCTGCCAATGGCGATATTTATAAGGGCGGTTATGCGGGCTGGTATTCGGTTCGCGACGAAGCCTATTATGGCGAAGACGAAACCGAAGTCCGAGCAGACAATGTTCGCTACGGTCCACAGGGCACGCCGGTCGAATGGGTTGAAGAAGAAAGCTATTTCTTCCGCCTGTCCAATTATCAGGACAAGCTCCTCGAACTATATGAAAACAATCCCGGCTTCATCATGCCTGCGGAGCGTCGCAACGAGATCGTTAGCTTCGTAAAGTCGGGCCTGAAAGATTTGTCGATTTCTCGCACGACGTTCGACTGGGGTATTCCTGTACCTGGCGATGAAAAGCACGTCATGTATGTGTGGGTCGATGCGCTGACCAACTATATTACTGCGCTCGGCTACCCGGATACCACGGACGAGAAGTGGGCTTACTGGCCAGCCGATGCACATATCATTGGCAAGGACATTTCGCGTTTCCACGCGGTTTACTGGCCAGCATTCCTGATGTCGGCAGGGATCCCGCTGCCAAAGCGCGTCTTCGCACATGGCTTCCTGTTCAACCGCGGTGAAAAAATGTCGAAGTCACTCGGCAACGTCATCGATCCGTTTGAACTGGTTGAACGCTATGGACTTGATCAGCTGCGTTACTTCCTGATGCGCGAAGTGCCCTTTGGTCAGGACGGCAGCTACAGCCACGATGCAATCGTCAATCGCACCAATGCTGATCTCGCCAATGATCTTGGCAATCTCGCACAGCGTTCGCTGTCGATGATTGCAAAGAACTGTGAAGGCAAAGTGCCCGTTCCGGGGGCGTTCTCGGAGGCAGATAAGGCCATTCTCGATCAGGCTGATGCAGCGCTGGAAACAGCGCGCAAGGCAGTTGGCGATCAGGCATTGCACATCGCACTTGGCGGCATTTTTGCAGTTGTTGCAGAAGCAAACCGCTATTTTGCAGGGCAGGAGCCTTGGGCGCTGCGCAAGACCGATCTGGAACGCATGGGCACGGTGCTTTATGTAACGGCAGAAGTGATCCGTCGCGTCGGTATCATGGTTCAGCCCTTCATTCCGCAGTCGGCAGAAAAACTTCTCGATATTCTGGCAATCCCGGCAGATCAGCGTCAGTTCTCTGACGTGAGCGCGCATCCGCTTGTCGGCGGTGCAGAGCTGCCAGCGCCAGAGCCGGTTTTCCCGCGCTATATGGAACCAGAAGAGCCGAACTGAGCCGAATATGCTTGTTGATAGTCATTGCCATCTAGACTTTGCAGATTTCGAGCCGGAGCGCGATGCGATTGTGCAACGCGCGCTTGATGCTGGCATCAAACGCATGGTCACGATTTCAACGCGTGTGCGCAAGTTCGATACGATCCGCGCACTCACGGAGAAATACGAAAGCGTCTATTGTTCGGTTGGCACCCATCCGAACAATGCGCATGAAGAACTTGATGTTACTGCCGACGATCTCGTGCGGCTGGCAGAGCATCCGAAAGTTGTCGCCATAGGCGAGGCGGGGCTTGATTATCATTATGATTATGCGCCGCCAGAAGCCCAACGTCAGGGCTTCCTCGTGCATATTGAAGCCGCTCGTCGTACGCAGTTACCGCTTGTGATCCACGCACGCAGTGCGGATCAGGAAATGGCCGATATTCTGGAAGCTGAGACGGCTAAGGGTGCATTTCCTTTCATCCTGCATTGCTTCTCATCAGGCAAAGCTTTGGCTGAAAAAGTCGTTGAACTGGGTGGTTATGTGTCGTTCTCCGGCATTCTGACCTTCAAGAACTCAGCTGACATTCGCGAAATAGCGCAGATCGTTCCGCGTGATCGTCTGCTGGTTGAGACAGATGCACCTTATCTCGCGCCGAAGCCGCATCGCGGAAGCCGCAATGAACCATCCTTCGTGCAGCATACAGCATCCGTTTTGGCTGAAACAATTGGCGTAAGCCGCGAGGAAATCGCTGACATTACCAGCGAAAATGTCTTCAGGCTTTTCTCCAAAATGCCAAAGCCTGCTGAGGGATAGTCATCGTGGTATCGCCTCGCAATTGTCTGCGTTTCACAATTCTCGGGTGCGGTTCGTCTCCCGGTGTGCCGCGTATCAATGGCGATTGGGGCAATTGCGATCCTCAGAATCCAAAGAACAAGCGTCGCCGTGCTGCTTTACTCGTTGAACGCTTCAATGCGGAGGGGAAAAGCACGGTCGTTGTTATCGACACTGGCCCGGACTTTCGCGACCAGATGATAGATGCAAAAGTGGCGTCGCTCGATGCTGCCATCTACACACATCCCCATGCCGACCATATTCACGGCATTGATGATCTCAGAACCTATGTCGTTGAAAACCGGCGGCTGATGGATGTCTATGCCAACCGGCTAACGCGCAACCGTCTGTTTGAAGCTTTCGGTTATTGTTTCGAGACACCAGTGGGATCGAGTTATCCGCCGATCTTGTCAATGCACGACATTATGGCTGAAACGCCTTTCTCAATTGCCGGAGCAGGTGGGGCGATCCGCTTTGAACCGTTTCGCCAAGTGCATGGCGATATTGAATCACTGGGCTTTCGGATTGGCAATGTCGTTTATTGCACCGATGTTAGCGCGTTCCCGGATGAGAGCCTGAAATATATCCGCCATGCCGATGTGCTGATTATCGGTGCTTTGCAATATCGCCCGCATCCAAGCCATTTCTCGCTGGAACAGGCACTGGAATGGATTGCGTTCTTCGGACCGAAACGCGCAATCCTGACGCACATGCATGTGCCGCTCGATTACGACACGGTCATGCGCGAGACGCCTGATTATGTCGAGCCCGGCTATGACGGGTTAAGCTTTGAAGTTCCAATGACATAAAAAAGGCCCGTTAAGGGCCTTTTTCTTTAATGGTTAGCTTTATCAGGCAACCGAACCCTTAACCGGGAACTGCATGACATTGCTCACTTCAGCTTCTTCTTCGTGAGCTTTTGCTGATTTGTCTTCAAGCTGCAAACCGCCAGCACGAAGCAGATCAGAGAAGCGGCCACCACGCGCAGCCAGTTCATCGAAACTGCCGCGTTCGACCAGATGGCCCTTGTCCATGAACAGAACAATATCGGCAGAGCGGACAGTCGAGAGACGGTGCGCAATGATAAAGGTCGTGCGGTTCTGGCTCAGATCATCAACGGCCTGCTTGACCTTTTCTTCGGTTTCGACGTCGAGCGCACTGGTGGCTTCATCAAGCACGAGGATTGGTGAATCCTTCAGGATAGCGCGGGCAATAGCCAGACGCTGACGTTCACCACCCGAAAGCTGCGAACCGCGTTCACCCACAATCGTGTCATAACCATTTCCCTTTGCGAGAATGAAGTCGTGCGCAGCAGCAGCTTTCGCGGCAGCATGAACCATGTCAGCAGAAGCATTCTCATTACCGACGCGGATGTTTTCTTCCACCGAACGGTTAAA
This genomic stretch from Brucella pseudogrignonensis harbors:
- a CDS encoding DNA polymerase III subunit delta'; this encodes MIEELDVPKAHDSIEGVAEPSASDYLTGHGEITSFLAQAYREGRMHHALLFEGEQGIGKATLAFHLAGHMLAHGDHASAPETIETPDFSKPLWRQIAGGMHPAVLHINRPFDQKTGKFKTGIPVEEIRRVTHFLTRTASDGAWRVVIVDPADDMNRNATNALLKTLEEPPARAMFILISHSSGRLLPTIRSRCQSIQFKTLADAPLTGALTHIGPSVGLDAGNITPALLTRSEGSVRKALLLVAHCGLEISDTVDAILRAQSFDLPKAQALSNVVNGREAEIQYELFRDYLMSLIADEARRYADSGQLQKADQWSRYWSELTREITNAETYNLDRKQAVMILLEKTHRAFRSGVPPLT
- a CDS encoding TatD family hydrolase → MLVDSHCHLDFADFEPERDAIVQRALDAGIKRMVTISTRVRKFDTIRALTEKYESVYCSVGTHPNNAHEELDVTADDLVRLAEHPKVVAIGEAGLDYHYDYAPPEAQRQGFLVHIEAARRTQLPLVIHARSADQEMADILEAETAKGAFPFILHCFSSGKALAEKVVELGGYVSFSGILTFKNSADIREIAQIVPRDRLLVETDAPYLAPKPHRGSRNEPSFVQHTASVLAETIGVSREEIADITSENVFRLFSKMPKPAEG
- the metG gene encoding methionine--tRNA ligase — translated: MSREKFYITTAIAYPNGKPHIGHAYELIATDAMARFQRLDGKDVHFLTGSDEHGIKMLQSARKEGITPRELADRNTAAFQRMGEFLNSSHDDYIRTSEGRHYKASQAIWQAMSANGDIYKGGYAGWYSVRDEAYYGEDETEVRADNVRYGPQGTPVEWVEEESYFFRLSNYQDKLLELYENNPGFIMPAERRNEIVSFVKSGLKDLSISRTTFDWGIPVPGDEKHVMYVWVDALTNYITALGYPDTTDEKWAYWPADAHIIGKDISRFHAVYWPAFLMSAGIPLPKRVFAHGFLFNRGEKMSKSLGNVIDPFELVERYGLDQLRYFLMREVPFGQDGSYSHDAIVNRTNADLANDLGNLAQRSLSMIAKNCEGKVPVPGAFSEADKAILDQADAALETARKAVGDQALHIALGGIFAVVAEANRYFAGQEPWALRKTDLERMGTVLYVTAEVIRRVGIMVQPFIPQSAEKLLDILAIPADQRQFSDVSAHPLVGGAELPAPEPVFPRYMEPEEPN
- a CDS encoding MBL fold metallo-hydrolase, which gives rise to MVSPRNCLRFTILGCGSSPGVPRINGDWGNCDPQNPKNKRRRAALLVERFNAEGKSTVVVIDTGPDFRDQMIDAKVASLDAAIYTHPHADHIHGIDDLRTYVVENRRLMDVYANRLTRNRLFEAFGYCFETPVGSSYPPILSMHDIMAETPFSIAGAGGAIRFEPFRQVHGDIESLGFRIGNVVYCTDVSAFPDESLKYIRHADVLIIGALQYRPHPSHFSLEQALEWIAFFGPKRAILTHMHVPLDYDTVMRETPDYVEPGYDGLSFEVPMT